The following is a genomic window from Eubalaena glacialis isolate mEubGla1 chromosome 18, mEubGla1.1.hap2.+ XY, whole genome shotgun sequence.
GAAGCAAATTGAGGATAATGTAGTTGGGTGAGTGGGTCAACCTCCATATTATTCAGGTGGGCCCCAATCTTTTGAGGAATTAAAAAATGTACTTGTCTTACAAATCTGGTCTTTACAAGATCAGACATGTGGCTCTAGAAACAATTCAAAGCGCACCTATTCTTTTTACCAAGCCCCAAACATTCCCTATTCATCTCAAAAGGCTTGCAGATATTTGTAAAACCTCTGAATTTAGGAAACAAGAGCCCTTGGTGGTGGAACTGGCATTCTTTCCCAGTGCCTTTTGAGACGTGAGTATTCTACAAGCTGGGTCAGGTCAGTCTCCACTTCCAGAGAGTTCAGTCTGGGAGAGGCAGTCCCGTGCACCAACCATCTCCTGTGTATCACACTGTATTCACATGAGGAGGAGGGAGGTTCAGTTCCCTCAGAGGAGGTTTGGAAGGAGTGAGGAGTTGGCCATGTTTACAATAAGTTCTGTGCAGTTGGTGGCACCATTTTGCAAATTTGGTAACTGAGTTTTGGAGACATTAAAcaatttgcctgaggtcactcAGTGAGCAgggaagccaggatttgaatcttgGGAGGAAAGTGATGTCCATGGAATATCCAGGCTGTCCCCATTTGTGTGACATAGAgaagagaacatttaagttcccTAAAGATCCCTGGACGGTGGTCTAAGGCATGCAGGCAGTGTCAGTGGGGCAGGGAATCAGGACCCAGGCCTGGGGTCAGCTGGACCTGGTGTGAGCCATGGTACAGGGATTAAAGCCTTCTGGGCCTTGTCTGTGGACTtgagataataatagcaacaacggTGAGACCAACATTTATCGTGGACTTACTGTATACTTTCACTGCCTCAATTTTCCTCATCTCTAGATTGGGAATAACAAGAATAGCAATGAGAATAATAAACGATAGgtagcatttattgaatattttttgcATGAAACTCTCTGTTCTAAGAGAAATATACACCCTGGTGTTCCTCATCTGTAGCCTgggaatataataatagtaataataataataaatgatatgaacgatttattaaatacttaatgGATTATAGACCCCCATTCTAAGTGATTCATGCATCTGAGTTTCCTTCACAGATGgattgggaataataataaatcaTCATAGTAATTAGTGATAGCTAACattttactgagtgtttactatATGTCAGGTCCTGTTCTGAGAAGAACAGACTAGAAAGACAAGGGCCATCTTGCCTGGGTCCCCAGGAAGCCTCTCATATTGTTAAGGGAATCACTGACTGAAACCACCTGCCCTGGCCAGGCCCAAGAGTAACCACTTGCAggagttatcttacaacaggaggtcctggtaaggaacgcagaactaacaagctaccgccaaccagaagaattcgggaaaggtcaaaaggagaccaggaaggaccctgagtcagaatgattggccagagacaacccggaaactaaccccatcaccataaaacctgagtctgtgagccatgtggcagagcagttctcctgggttcccttaccctgctgctctgcacccaggcgccccttcccaataaagtctttgctttgtcagcacgtgtgtctccttggacaattcatttccgagtgttggACAAGAGCCCGCTCTCGGGCGCTGGAAGGGTCCCCCTTCCAGGACCAACATTCTATCCCGTGCCTCGTCACCCCACTCTGCTCCACCACACTGGCCTCCTCCAGATGCTCCTCACACTCGACAAACTCAGTCCCCTCCACAGCCCTTGCAGGCGCCATCCCCTCTGCCCAGTGCACCTTCGCCCAGACACCTACATGGCTCTCTCCCTCGCCTGCTCCCTCACCTGCCTGCTCAGGCACCACTACCTCAGTGACATCCTCCCTGACGCTGCTACTTAAAATCCGGGGCCTAcaatagtgcctggtacacaagCAGACATTCAGCAAATGCTTGTTTAACCCACACGTGCTTAGCGCGTGGCAAGGTGCCCTTTGGAACTGGGTTCCCCAGGCCAGCCTCCTGAGCAGCTGACATCCTTAACAGCCCTGCAGTCCGAGGAGACTGGGGTAAGGGCACCCCAGATGACGACACAgcagggcaaaggccctgagatgacAAGGTGCTTGGAGAAGGGTGGAAAATCAGCTGTGTGGCTTGAAGCAAACGTGTGAGGGTGTGAGAAGCGAGGCCAGGTAGGCGGGCAGGTCCGAGGGAATCTGCGGCTAATGCAGGGACTCCCGGGAGGCTGGGATTTTACTCTGAACCACAGGAGACTGACAGGACCTGCAGCGGGTTTTTAACACGTCCCTTCTAGCCCTTACTGGTAAAACAGACGGTTCAGGAACCCGAGACGAGGCCGTTAAGATGGAGCGGCCTTGACACCCACCCAGTCATTGAGCTGTCGGGAGCGTTTACTGAGCTCCTGCGGCCTGAGCCGGCCAGGGGACTGGTGGGCGGAGTGCGGCGAGGCCCCGCCCAGACTTCCTGAACCACTCCCCCTTCTCCCGGAGAGAGGAAGGGCACGACCCCCACCCCCAATGGCTCCTGTGGCACAGACTCAGCCGGGGAGTTGGAGGATAGTCCGCAAACGTCGCCTTTATTTCCGGGCGGGCCTTGAAGGAAGGTGGGGCCGGGTGGGTCCTACTGGCCTAGGGGGGCGTCAGGGCCAGCTCCGCCGGCGGCGCCAGGTCGCCCTCGCTGGGGAGCTGGCGGCCGGCCTGCGGGGGCTGGGAGTCAGGCTCTGGGGCCCTGACGCCCTACCACGCTGGCCCGCGCCGCCCTTTCCCTGTCCCCGCCCCCCCCGAGGACGCCCTGCACCCGCACACCCCCCTCTCAGAGGGGCTCCGGGGACATCCCGCCCGCTCTGTCTCGGCCCGTCTGGCCTCCATGCCGGGCTCTCTACCTCTCCGGCCCGGTCCTCTCGGGTGGTCTGGGTCTGGGCGGGGACCTGCCCCCCGAGTTTCTCCAGCTCCGCCTTCAGCCTGCGGAGAAGGGGcagaagagaggaggaagagagagggagtgtGGAAGGGGCACAGGGGGGGAAGCGACTGACACACTGAGCCCTGAAGACTGCAGAGAAGCCCCGGCGGGAGGAGAGCCCAGCCCGCGGAGGCCCCGCCCTTCTGGGAGGGGCAGAAGGGGAGGTGTTGGCGGGGCGGACCtcggcccctcccctcctcctctcccctcttacCCGTCTTTCTCTGCCGGGGCGCTCTGGACCTCGGGCGGCGAGCGCAGCCGCCGCTCCACCGTCTCCAGCTTGGCCCGCGCCTGCCTCTCTGCGGGTGGGCGGGGCGTCATGGGCGGGGCCGGGAGCTCCCGCCGGCCGCCCCGGCTCCGACCCCACCCCGCGCGGGAGTCCCACCTTCGGTGAGCAGCTGCTCCTTGCTGCTCTGCAGGGCACGGATCTCCCGGGCCAGTCGCTGCTTCAGCATCTGTGAAGAGAGAGAGGAGCCCTGTCCGTCCAGTTGTCCTCCTGGCCCCTCCTCCTTCGCGCCTCTCGGAAAGTCCTTACTTGAATTAGggcgttcattcattcattcattcattcagctatcCGTTAATTCAGTGTGCAGCTTCTGCTGTGGCCGGGCGCTGGCAGAGATGCTCTCCCCCTCAATCACTCCCCATGTCCCCCTGTACCTTAAACCTCATCTCTTCCCACTCTCTCATCCCCCAGCCCCACTGTCTGCTCTTCCTCAAAGACCCCAGGCACAGTTCAGCCTCCCAGGGACATTGGCACTGAGATACCCGCATGGCTTCCTCACTTACTTCCTTCGTGTCTGTGTTCAGATGACACCTGCTCAGAGAGGACTTCCCCACTGGCGTTACATGATCTAGCTACTTATTTTCTTGTTTAGAGTCTGGGTATGCATCTCCTTGCTCCTAACCAACTTGGGGACAGCAAAGACATGGCCCCTTTGGAATGCTGCTAGGCACATCCAGAGACACTGCCTGAGCGAAGGAATGCCCTGACCGTGTCTGGTTCAGAGTTCCCATTTGCCACTGCAAGATAAGCACTCTAGGCAAGCAGGAGGGAAGCAAGATCAGCAAGGGCTCCTGCAACACTCTGGGCAATGGATGCTGGGTGTGGCAGCGGGGGATGGTGAGAGACGGTTGGGTTTAAGGTAGAAGCTGAAGGACTGAGTTGAGGAggtgagaggaagaaaggagtcaAGGACTACCCCTCGGCATTGGGCCTGAGCAGTAGGTGGACCCTGGGCTGATCAGCAGAGACACTGAAGCCAGGGGAGGAGTGGCTTTGGTTGAGGCAATGATAATGGCTCACGTGAAATTCCCAGGGGTCCTTGTGCTGGCCTGTCAAATCCTCCAGCCGTTCTTCCACGTGCAACCTAGGGGCCGACATCCAGGATTGAGAAAACACATGCTAGGACTGACACGCAGCCTGGCCCAGTCCGGGGGTTTCTCATTCATAGGCCTTCAGATCTTTGCCTGGTGCTCCCTTGCTAGGAGCCCCTTTATGGGCTTTTTCCTGCAAGCCTTGCTTCCAACAGCACCACTTCCAACAAACTCTCCCTCATGCAAGCCCCACTCCCATGCCCCACACCGCGCCACCCCAGGCCCTGGACCCAGGGTTACCCCGGCTTCCTCTGTCCTTGACTCTCTGTGATCTGAGAGTTGTGGATACACCGCGCCACCCCAGGCCCTAGACCCAGGGTTACCCCGGCTTCCTCTGTCCTTGACTCTCTGTGGTCTGAGAGTTGTGGATACACCGCACCACCCCAGGCCCTAGACCCAGGGTTACCCCGGCTTCCTCTGTCCTTGACTCTCTGTGGTCTGAGAGTTGTGGATAGAAATGTGCTCCACGTGCCCTGCCAGCATGTACttcctgggaaaggaaagagaaccCTCAGTTATATTCTCTGAATGAGCCACCACTCCTTCCAGCAGGAGATGGGCTGGGAGTCCTCATCCTCCTTTCCTCTGAGCAAATGTGAACCTTTATGGGCCTCTCTCGACACTGTCACCCTGTCCATTCTGTCCCCCATCAAACCATGCCTTCCCAAGAAACCTCTGTGAAGGGTGCAGTAGTTTAGTTTCATAAATTATAAAGTCCTAGATTGAGGCCTGGATCTGCTATTCcgctgtgaccttggacaagttagttaacctctctgggtctccgtTTCCTCATATGTAAGATGGTGGTACTGTCATCACGAGGAGTAGTTGGTAAACGAACATAAGCTGCTCACCAGACAGTGGGAGGTGTGGTGTGGTTAAGCATATATACACTTTAACTATCTATCCTCAAGTTTTCCCACATTATTAAAACCATGATGTGCCGGCATTTGAGACTTCTGGTCACAAGAATGTAAAGGTTCAAAGGATGgagagatagatggatagatggctGGATGGACAGTGAACTGGACAGGTGAGTGGCAGGCTGGAGAGATGATGTCTGGTTAGAGAAATGATGAGTGcagggatgatggatggatggagaaataaaggaaagattGTCAGAAGGATGGATAGCTGTCTGGATGGATGGTTGGGTAAACGGTCAAATGGATGATtggaaaggtggagagaagatgaatgaatgactggatGGGTGAAAGATGATTAGATGGAAGGCTGGAGAGATAATGGCTGTCTGTCTGGATGAAGAGTTGGATAGTTGGATAGATgtatggatggatgagtgggacagtgggtggatgggtgggtagatggacGGCTGGGTAAATGGGTGGCTGGGGTCATAAATGAGTAGacagataaacaaatgaatggatggcAGAAGAGCTGGCTAACCAGTAGGGGAAGACTTAGAATAATACCAATGGATGAAATTTATTTGATAAAGAAACTAGcaatgaatgattaaatgagttcattttaaCACCACCACTTAATATTAATGATGAGCAGGGGTGTCTCTTGTCTAGCTACCTGATTTTATAGAAAGGGAAAATGAGGCTATGTGTCCAAGATTTATTTTCCCTAGCTCTTGCCCTTCAGGCTGGGGAATAAGGCGGGGAAGAGCTCGGCAGGACCTCTTAcctctgagcctcacttcccTTCCTTTGGCAGTGCAGCTGGAGGGTCCGCAGTGCCTCTGTGGGGAGAGGAACCAAGGGGCTTTGTGAGAGCTCTTGAGAAGTCAGGGTTGGGTAGAAGCAAGGGGCCTCACATCATGCTGGGCATTGGAGGGCACTGAGGGACCTCAGTGCTTACTCCGAGTCAGGTGGCAGCCAAGGGAGAGCTCTGAGCAGAGAGGGAAGCACCCTGACTGAGGTGTCGGGGGGATTCCTCTGGCTGTGTGAGAACTTCAGGCATTTGTGGGGTGATGGGGTAGAATGAGGACGAAGCAGCTGGTAAATACCTTGCTTTTTGCTCAAAACCTCTTCCAGGTGCACTTTCTCTCCATTCACTGGAAAACACAATGACACTTTGAGTCTCCAGGGGCCTCATCCTGTGCCCCGACTGCAACTTCATGCAAAGGgaaggcccaaggtcacacagaagaTGTGATACAGCCTCAGGGGAGGAGAGGCATCTCCTCACCAACCGTGCACCCATCTCCCGCTGGGGACCATCCTGATCCAGCTTTTCCCGCTCGGGGCGCACATTCCCTGTAAGTGCCGAAGGGGCGAAGGACTGCAGGGCTCCCTTGTGTAGGATGCCTATGGTTTATACTGAGGGTAGAGATGATGAGAAATACAAAAGTACACCATGTCAAGTAGAAATAAAGGCTGTGAAGAAATAAATCAAGCCGGGGAGTGAGAGAAGGTGGTATTCTATTTTTAGAGGGGGCCATCAGGTAGACCTGTTGGGGTGACGTTTTAGCTGAGAGCTGAAAGGCGACTCGAGATAGCACGAGGCAATGCGGATTATGTAGGACGAGCGCCTctcaggtggagggaacagccCTTGCGCAGACCCTGAGGTGCGCACGGGAACGTCGGCACTGGTCATGAGATCTCTGGGTCCCTCTTCTGGTCCAACTTACAGGAGTCCAGGTCCCTACGCAGGGCCTCCCAGAGAGCTTGGGCTTCTCCCAGTTCCTCGCCGGATTTCTTCTTTGCTGGGTCAAAAAAGGGAAGAAGGCACGGTGTGAGTGCAGCCTCTAGCCTTGCTATTCTCTCACAGACCATGACACTGCACGCTCATCTTCAGACAACCTGGAGGGGCCTGgatctcacagatgaggaagtggaggctTTCAAAGCCCAGGTCCCTCTTGGGCAGCTGGCTGTCTTGCGTCCCAGAGCTTACCTTGCTGAAGCTCATTAATCCGGTTAATCAGGTCTTCGACCTGTGGCTCCAGGCTTCCctctgcagaaggaaagaaagattgaGCCAGAGAAGGCAGATGCCTGTCTGTCTAAGGCAGAAGGAGGGGGGCGGGCGTTGCCACTGTGTCTCTGCTGCTATGGAACAGCATTCATTGAGTGTGCGCCGTGTCCCAGGCTCTGGAAGAAACCCTTGCAGGGCTTGCATTCTGGGTGGGAGAGATGGACACTAAACACAGATTCATGATGTCAACGCTGGTGGCAGGAAACGCCAGGAAGGGAAACAAAGTGAAGCAAGGGGCTGAAGAATGAAAGGGTAGAAGGTGCCTCTTGAGATGTGGAGAGGCCCCCAGTGACGTGAAGGAAGACAGCCCTGCAGTTctgtggggtggggtgtgtggaGCGGGGGACATGCCGGACAGAAGGACAATGAGTGCGAAGCCCCCGCAGTGGGGCTGAGTGAGGCGCATGCCCAAAATATATGGCCAAGCGGTCTGCTGTGGCTCGTGTGGCCCTAGTGAGCTAGTGGAGAGTAGCTGGAGGCCAAGTGGGGAAGTGGGAGTGGCAGATCGCCCAGGGCCTCCTGGGACGTGGTAGAGGCTTCTACATGGGAATCTGAATGTGGTGGGAGACAAGGgagaccccccgcccccccaagaaAAGCCTGGCGGGGTGGGTTGTCGCTTCTGTCCACCTGGACTCTGGTGCTGGCCTCATAGGAGATTTGGGGAAAATGCCACTTTTCATTTTGACAGCTATCAAGTTCTCCAATGACAGGGAGATCAACTGTCTCTTTAGGGAGTCACCGCTAACTTCTCACAGTCCGAATTTCAGTGCTCCGTATGGGGAAGCCCTCCTCGTCCCTCTCTGGCTTCAAGGTTGGAAGCACAGAGTTGAGATAAAAATCTGCCCAACCCTCGCTGGGTCTCACTACCAGCCTGTGAGACACTCTGGAGTTAAGCTCAAGTTCTGGATTTTCAGAGGCCACCAACTTCATCTCCTGTGACTTCCAGGAGACTGCGTGCTCTCCGAGGTGCTGATTATGATACAAATCCCTGGGGTCTTTGTTTTACTGGAGACGGGCAGTCACTGCATTTTCAGTCACGCAATTCCTCTACCTAAGTTTAGCCTAGGCAGCAGCTCCAATGTACTTTTGCATGTGGCCACGGAGTCAGGGGAAGGGGAGGTTCCCCTTTATTTGGAACAGACCAATGGATTGTAGTATTTTAAGCTGCTGATGGACTGGGCGGGGATCCAACCTCAAACACAGCCAGAACTCTGCCCCAGCCCTGTTGTGGGTACTGGATGCTGGCTGGCTCCCAGTCTCCCATCAACAAGCAAAGCAAGGTGCAAAGCTGTTTGCATTGCCATTTGTATATACAAAAGGAGAGCAAAGAATACACACCcaagaatgtatttttttaagtgtctagaaaaatacctaagaatttaaaaatagttgtTGCTGGCCTATGGGTCAGGGAAATGGatggctggtgtgtgtgtgtgtgtgtgtgtgtgtgtgtgtgtgtttgtgtgtgtctgtgtgtgtgcgtgcatgcatgtgAGTGTTGGAGGGTAGGGTTTTCCATCCCTTTATACTTCTTGAACTTTGAAGTTGTGTTTTTAGTTTAAAGAATTAAATTGTATAAGAGGAAGAAAGTGCAACGGGATAATTTCCCAAGGTTGTGAGTTGAGGGGGTGGGTTTGAACCACATCTTCCTGACTCAAAACCTCAGGCTAAGCCTCAGACACGAGGAGACACATGACCTTTCTGCAGCTTCTTCACCATTTCCAGCAACTCTTCAGTCTTCTTTGAAGACTTGGTCTGACCTGTGGAGATGAAAATCAGAATTACAGCATCCAGTGACAGTGAGAGGGGACTGAGGAAAGGTCCAAGCTAATCTGGGCAGGGAGGAAGAAAGCCTCACTGGGTTCTGAGGACACCCCTGGGCTGAACCAAAGATAGACTGAGGGGCAGCTTTCCAGCCAGAGCAGGGTCCCTGCAGGAcacctgtccttttttttttttttggctgcaccacacggtttgtggaattttagttccttgaccagggattgaacccaggcccttggcagtgaaagcatggagtccttaccactggaccaccaaggaactcCCAGGACCCCGTCTTGTGTCTCTAGGGTTGATGGTGTGTGCTAGATGAATCAGGACCCCTAATGGTCATTTCTTCCTGAGAGGTCAAAGAACACCACAGAATCCCTTTAATGAAATTCAGGTGTGAGAGAAGGGGATGCACTTTTGCTGCTACTGCTGTTCAAAATCAGTATGAAGTTTTAAGCAATGCAGTAGGACAGGACAATTTCatatgaatttctttaaaatcattATAGGCCACAATTTGCAAATTCTTAAAGAACTGATGGGTCTAGGAAATGGTTTACTAATGGCTGCTAACATCCACGAAAGACAACTGGATATTATAAGCCTCCTGATGGAAGAACATAACACCACCTGTGAAGGATTCTGCTCCCCTCAATcccaaccagaaaaaaaaaaaaaaggaatcttcaACCTTTGTCACTTTTGCCAATGGGATAGGCAAAAACAGCATTTCATTTCAAACTTTCTGgtagtaaatattaaaaacttacacAAATCCTCTGGATCAGAAATTCCACCTCTAgacattttaaggaaataattaaggaTGGTGGGCAAGATTGTTCCATTGTTCATAACCTTAAAAGATGGAAGCAACTTAAAGATACCTCAGTTGACTACAGCACATTCAGAGGATAAAATTCTTTGCAGCCATTAAAACTCATGTTGTAAATCAGGggttcttgggaattccctggaggtccagtggttaggactcagctctCTCACTGCTGGGACCTGGGTTGGATCCCtgatcaggaaactaagatcccacgagcctcgggggaaaaaaaaaatcagggcttcTTGACCTAAGCTTAttaaattttgttgaaatgtTTGGTGGTATGTTCACtttctttacatctttttgtCTTGCCTGAGATCTTTTACAAATTGGtatgtattaatttaattttgcgTAAATCTCATTGCTTTTCTCTGGTATCATTTGTTGGTATGTCTCCTCTGGAGACTTttaagttctttaaatattcttaatatttggaatgaaacaaaaaaaattaaatctacttTAATAACGAAGGGAGATATTTGTgattacttgttttgtttttaatattatgaaaatttcCAAACGCACATGAAAGTAGAGAGGACACCATGATGGACTCCAGTTTACTCATTGTCCAGATCTGACAATCATTAATATTTGCTTCAGCCGAAAAAAACATATTTGCTTCAGCTATGTCTTTCTTGTGCTAAAGTATTTTCAAGCAAGCCCCAGACTTCATGACATTTCATCCCTAGATACTTCATTGAgtctcaactaaaaaaaaagaaagtctcaacTACTAGAAGACATTTTCTTAGATGAGTCCAATCCTATAGTCACACCGACAAGATTAGCAATCATCACTAATCATCGGATCATTTATATCATAAAATGCCCACAACATATGTGGTTTCCCCTGATTGTCCCCATATGTCTTTCACAGCTGGCTTGTTGAGCCATTTCTGTGAAAGCTCCatctgtgcttttcctctccactgcatttatttttttattgcagtatagttgatttacaacgttgtgttagtttcaggtgtacagcaaagtgaatcagttatacatatacatatatccactctttttttttttttttaagattcttttcccatataggccattacagagtatagaatagagtttcctgtgctatacagcaggttcttattagttatctattttatatatagtagtgtgtatatgtcgaccccaatctcccagtttatccctcctcccacccttatcccctggtaaccataagtttgttttctacatccatgactctactt
Proteins encoded in this region:
- the SYCE1L gene encoding LOW QUALITY PROTEIN: synaptonemal complex central element protein 1-like (The sequence of the model RefSeq protein was modified relative to this genomic sequence to represent the inferred CDS: deleted 1 base in 1 codon), giving the protein MAGKLEPSEVAPLEVLEEAEGQTKSSKKTEELLEMVKKLQKEGSLEPQVEDLINRINELQQAKKKSGEELGEAQALWEALRRDLDSLNGEKVHLEEVLSKKQEALRTLQLHCQRKGSEAQRKYMLAGHVEHISIHNSQTTESQGQRKPGLHVEERLEDLTGQHKDPWEFHMLKQRLAREIRALQSSKEQLLTEERQARAKLETVERRLRSPPEVQSAPAEKDGLKAELEKLGGQVPAQTQTTREDRAGEVESPAWRPDGPRQSGRDVPGAPLRGGCAGAGRPRGGGDRERAARASVVGRQGPRA